In Candidatus Zixiibacteriota bacterium, one DNA window encodes the following:
- a CDS encoding manganese efflux pump: protein MAFALAFDAFAVAVAVGIKLGELDRWTIFRLSWHFGFAQFGMPLVGWYAGEYVNLVVGDLGDWLAAAVLLVIGVRLIGEQLHHEDHHWKGDPTRGASLILLMLATSVDALAAGLSLALVGVQILNPALLIGVVAAAMTIVGLAFGRIVGLRFSRTAGVIGGLILIGLAVKAVA from the coding sequence TTGGCTTTTGCGCTGGCCTTTGATGCATTTGCGGTAGCGGTGGCGGTGGGGATAAAGCTGGGTGAGCTCGACCGGTGGACCATTTTTCGGCTGTCCTGGCATTTCGGATTTGCTCAGTTTGGTATGCCGCTCGTTGGCTGGTATGCGGGGGAGTATGTAAACCTCGTGGTTGGGGATCTCGGAGACTGGCTGGCTGCGGCAGTACTACTGGTGATCGGCGTACGCCTGATCGGGGAGCAATTACACCACGAAGATCATCACTGGAAAGGGGACCCCACTCGGGGAGCCAGCCTGATTCTGCTTATGCTGGCAACCTCGGTCGACGCCCTGGCGGCCGGATTGTCGCTGGCGCTGGTCGGGGTTCAGATTCTCAATCCCGCTCTGTTGATCGGCGTAGTGGCTGCTGCCATGACCATCGTGGGACTGGCTTTTGGCCGCATTGTCGGACTCAGATTCAGCCGGACAGCCGGCGTGATCGGAGGGCTCATCCTGATCGGGTTGGCTGTGAAGGCAGTGGCATGA
- a CDS encoding DUF6614 family protein, protein MNYLHNWFNLKESYKDLEFCDALNKYLGLLKSKGLIEGFRLTRRKFGFGPEGIGEFHVVIETTDLAQLDSAFNLVATRSGETEDAHRGVWSAVKDLKVALYRDFPDPQRVQ, encoded by the coding sequence ATGAACTACCTACACAACTGGTTCAATCTGAAGGAAAGTTACAAAGATCTTGAGTTTTGCGACGCCCTCAACAAGTACTTGGGTTTATTGAAGAGCAAGGGGCTGATCGAGGGATTTAGGTTGACTCGCAGGAAGTTCGGCTTTGGGCCGGAGGGGATCGGTGAGTTCCATGTTGTCATCGAGACGACCGACCTGGCACAACTCGATTCAGCTTTTAATCTGGTCGCCACGCGAAGCGGCGAGACCGAGGATGCACATCGCGGTGTCTGGTCGGCCGTCAAGGACCTGAAGGTTGCTCTGTACCGGGACTTCCCCGACCCACAGAGAGTGCAGTGA